The following coding sequences lie in one Glycine soja cultivar W05 chromosome 16, ASM419377v2, whole genome shotgun sequence genomic window:
- the LOC114390739 gene encoding mitochondrial adenine nucleotide transporter ADNT1-like: MASENVKTGDSAVTTIVNLAEEAKLAREGVVKAPSYALASICKSLVAGGVAGGVSRTAVAPLERLKILLQVQNPHNIKYNGTVQGLKYIWRTEGFRGLFKGNGTNCARIVPNSAVKFFSYEQASKGILHLYKQQTGNEDAQLTPLLRLGAGACAGIIAMSATYPMDMVRGRITVQTEASPYQYRGMFHALSTVLREEGARALYKGWLPSVIGVIPYVGLNFAVYESLKDYLIKSNPFDLVENSELSVTTRLACGAAAGTVGQTVAYPLDVIRRRMQMVGWNHAASVLTGDGRGKVPLEYTGMIDAFRKTVQHEGFGALYKGLVPNSVKVVPSIAIAFVTYEVVKDVLGVEIRISD; encoded by the exons ATGGCTTCGGAGAATGTGAAGACCGGGGATTCGGCCGTGACGACGATCGTCAATCTCGCCGAGGAGGCCAAGCTCGCCAGGGAAGGCGTCGTCAAGGCTCCCAGCTACGCCCTCGCCAGCATCTGCAAGTCGCTCGTCGCCGGTGGCGTCGCCGGAGGAGT GTCACGTACTGCAGTTGCTCCTCTGGAACGATTGAAAATTTTGCTGCAG GTCCAGAATCCTCATAACATTAAATACAACGGAACAGTACAAGGCCTAAAATATATATGGAGAACTGAAGGATTCCGTGGACTTTTCAAAGGGAATGGTACTAATTGTGCTAGAATTGTCCCTAATTCTGCTGTGAAGTTCTTCAGTTATGAGCAAGCTTCTAA AGGTATACTGCATCTGTATAAGCAGCAAACTGGAAATG AGGATGCTCAGCTGACTCCTCTTTTACGCCTTGGAGCTGGAGCTTGTGCTGGAATAATTGCTATGTCTGCAACTTATCCAATGGATATGGTTCGAGGCAGGATTACTGTGcag ACTGAGGCATCCCCATATCAGTACAGAGGAATGTTTCATGCTTTGTCTACTGTGCTCAGGGAAGAAGGTGCTCGTGCTTTATATAAGGGTTGGCTTCCTTCAGTTATTGGAGTT ATTCCTTATGTAGGTCTCAACTTTGCTGTCTATGAGTCTCTGaaagattatttaattaaatccaACCCATTTGATCTAGTTGAAAATTCTGAGTTGAGTGTGACAACACGCCTGGCTTGTGGTGCTGCTGCTGGAACTGTTGGACAAACTGTTGCTTACCCTCTTGATGTTATTCGTCGAAGAATGCAGATGGTTGGTTGGAACCACGCTGCTTCTGTTCTAACTGGTGATGGAAGAGGCAAAGTCCCACTTGAATACACTGGAATGATTGATGCATTCAGAAAAACTGTTCAGCACGAGGGATTTGGTGCATTATACAAGGGTCTGGTGCCCAACTCTGTAAAG GTGGTCCCATCGATAGCAATTGCATTCGTAACATATGAGGTTGTGAAAGACGTTTTAGGAGTTGAGATCAGAATATCCGACTAA